TCAAAGTGGTGCCGCAGTTACCATTATTGAAGGCTTCGCCACTGGCCTGATGAGCACCGTCATCCCCGTCCTTCTCGTCGCTGCCGCTACGGTGTTCGCCTACATTTTCGGCGGTCTGCTGGGAATTGCCGTTGCCGCCATGGGCATGCTCATCAACCTGGGTATGTTACTGGCCATGGACTGCTACGGCCCGATTGCGGATAACTCGGCGGGTATAGCGCAGATGGCCAATCTGGGCAAGAGAGTCAGAGAACGCTGTGAAGCCCTCGATTCGGTAGGTAACACTACAGCTGCCCTGGGCAAGGGATTTGCCATTGCCTCGGCAGCGCTAGCCTCGCTGGCCTGGCTGGCCACTTACTTTAAAGTGGCCAATATTGACATTGCCAGCCTGACCAATGTGGCGGTTATCACTGGAGTGCTAATTGGTGGCATGCTTACCTTTGTCTTCAGTGCCCTGGCGATGAAAGGTGTCGGGGCGGGCAGTTTTGCCATCGTCAACGAGGTGAGAAGGCAGTTTCGTGAGATAAAGGGGCTGATGGAAGGTACTGCCAAGCCCGATTACGTAGCCTGTGTGGATATCGCCACCAAGAGGGCGTTGAAATCAATGATGCTGCCGGGCGTGCTGGTGCTGGTGGTGCCGTTAATCCTCGGCTTTACGCTGGGACCGGAGGCGGTCGCCGGCCTACTCGTCGGGTCGCTGCTTACCGGTTTCCTGATGGCGGTGATGATGGCCAATGCCGGTGGCGCCTGGGACAATGCCAAGAAATTCATTGAAGCCGGCAACTATGGCGGCAAGGGCAGCGAGGCGCACAAGGCGGCCGTTATCGGTGATACCGTTGGTGACCCATTCAAAGATACGGCCGGGCCTTCACTGAACATACTTATCAAGCTGGTGGGTAAAGTGGCAGTTATCTTCGGGCCGGTCTTCATAATGTTTGTGCCGCTATAAATTATAAATCCTTCTCAAGTCAGAAACGGGTTATTCCGGCGCTCAGCACCGATTGTTGTCTGCGGGCCGTGGCCCGGGTACACAACGGTCTCGTCGGGCAGAGCCATAAGCCTGGACTGAAGGCTATTTAAAAGCTGGGCATAATCCCCGCCGGGCAGGTCGAAGCGGCCGATGCCGTAATTGAAAAGGGTGTCGCCGCTGAAAAGGACACCGTGTCCAAGCAGGCAAATGCCGCCGGGGGTATGTCCCGGTGTGTGAATCACCTTGAAATGAAGCTCGCCTATGTCTATACTGTCTCCATCCTTGAGCAATTTGTCCGGGGGAGGTGGGGTTGGACAGTAAAAACCGAAGGCGAGGGCGAGCGTACCCTGCCTGTGGTATTCGGCGTCATCGGTATGAACCATGATTTCGGCACCGGTGACTTCCTTGACCTCCTTCAGGGCGGCGATATGGTCGGGATGTCCATGGGTGAGGATAATGAACCTGATGGTTAGTCCAAGTTCCTCAACGCTCCGCAATATATTCTCGGCTTCATCCGCCGGGTCAATGATAACTCCCACTTTGGTGGCCTCATCGCCGACGATGTAGCAGTTGGACGCCAGCGGCCCGACAACAAGTGGTTTAAGTATCATTGTGCTTTCGCTATCAACCATTATATTGAAAAGCGTCAGCCTTCACTGACGCCGACTCTGCATTTTACCACTATGCCCAATTCTGCTCAAGGTTGATAAACCATGATGTTTAATTGACGTTCAAGCCCGGCTTGTGCTACTATGAAGACATTCCAGAGAGTCGGCCAAAGCGGGGTTTGCATAGAGCCCCTTTTTCATTTTATCCTTATAGCAGGCTGGAAGTAAGTTACAGGCAATTACTGGCAGGAAAAGGCAATGCTGGTCGAGGAAGAACTGGCCCGGTCTTCACCGGAAAAAGACACACTCCTCACCGTTGGTGTGTTTGACGGCGTGCACCTCGGTCACAAGCATCTGATTTCACAGCTGGTGGGCAAGGCGGAGCAGGAGGGTTTGATGAGCGGGGTGGTAACGTTTCGGCAGCACCCCCAGGAGGTGATGCGCCCGGGTATGAAGTTGCCCTTTCTGACCAACCTTGCGGAGAGGGAAAAGCTGCTCAAAAATGAAGGGGTGGATATTATCGTTCCGCTTACCTTTATCGCTGAGACTGCTCAGCTTAATGCGCGCGATTTCATCGGTCTGCTTGTAAAATACCTGCACATGCGCGGTATGGTAATCGGGCCTGACTTCGCCCTGGGTAAAAAACGGGAAGGCAACGCAGATGCGCTCTATTTATTGGGGCGTGAACAGGGCTTCAGCGTTACCGTGGTGCCTCCGGTGGTAGTCGATGGAGAAATTGTGAGCAGCACCGCCATCAGAAAGGCTCTGTCGGACGGAGATGTGCATAAGGTGAAGCGGCTGGCTGGCCGCAGCTTCAGCCTCCGGGGTCATGTTGTAGCGGGTGCCGGGAGGGGAGTGGCGCTGGGATTTCCGACCGCCAATCTGGATATCGGCCCCGAGCAGGCTCTACCAGCAGACGGGGTTTATGCCAGCTGGGTGAGTATTGACGGCGAAACTTTCCCCTCATTGACCAATATCGGTACCAGCCCTACCTTCGGTGATGGCCGGCGGGCGGTGGAGGTCTACATTGTTGATTACGAGAGTGACCTCTACAGGCGTGAAATAGAAATCGAGTTTGTGGAACGGTTGCGCGGAGAAAAGAGATTCGATAGCATAGAAGAGCTGAAAAGACAGATAGCCGAAGATGTAAAACGGGGCGTCGCCTTATTGAACGCTAAAGGTGGAAGGTAAACATGAAAGACCAGGTAAGAAAAACGACTGAGAAAGAAGAAAAATTCCTTCTACGACGGGGGGTAGCTGAAAT
This genomic stretch from Chloroflexota bacterium harbors:
- a CDS encoding MBL fold metallo-hydrolase, translated to MILKPLVVGPLASNCYIVGDEATKVGVIIDPADEAENILRSVEELGLTIRFIILTHGHPDHIAALKEVKEVTGAEIMVHTDDAEYHRQGTLALAFGFYCPTPPPPDKLLKDGDSIDIGELHFKVIHTPGHTPGGICLLGHGVLFSGDTLFNYGIGRFDLPGGDYAQLLNSLQSRLMALPDETVVYPGHGPQTTIGAERRNNPFLT
- a CDS encoding bifunctional riboflavin kinase/FAD synthetase, which translates into the protein MLVEEELARSSPEKDTLLTVGVFDGVHLGHKHLISQLVGKAEQEGLMSGVVTFRQHPQEVMRPGMKLPFLTNLAEREKLLKNEGVDIIVPLTFIAETAQLNARDFIGLLVKYLHMRGMVIGPDFALGKKREGNADALYLLGREQGFSVTVVPPVVVDGEIVSSTAIRKALSDGDVHKVKRLAGRSFSLRGHVVAGAGRGVALGFPTANLDIGPEQALPADGVYASWVSIDGETFPSLTNIGTSPTFGDGRRAVEVYIVDYESDLYRREIEIEFVERLRGEKRFDSIEELKRQIAEDVKRGVALLNAKGGR